A genomic window from Rhodococcus sp. KBS0724 includes:
- a CDS encoding plasmid pRiA4b ORF-3 family protein: MSGLPARNSHGQRRSTPAGLRISIRLEEVSTQISRRLIVDSDFTLDDFHAVVQRAMGWHDVHGHSWRKIGTRFPGDFLEYAPLNRVADRRRSGQNTVAENEVHVDEVLLSPGDMIQYRYGRAGAWRHSVTLESVDDKAADQSAVCIEGIGACPPEECAGPEEFEQLLRVLLSEELRSREWTLEWAQTDFQPNRFVLAEVNERLAHCVGTVARESVIESFPRTFDIWNLFELLAPASAPELHDVFAMAGLDDRSESSSQVRVAASARLQMLLTLIGDDGIDVDSFLSTVDAALDQPELEPVNLPKAQRLLVLLRSWGLARKLKGRIVLTRRGRSASADADVLWDCIVEGVPVASAGRTRAVELLVLLAVAAGLEPSDRHHLVAGTLGQIRSSQALIADPGISGKSAGTTIEVLDLLGAIGYDLVGMASTSDMPWAQHLARAVLQR, translated from the coding sequence ATGTCTGGACTTCCCGCGAGAAACTCGCATGGGCAGCGCCGTTCAACGCCGGCAGGTCTACGAATCTCGATTCGGCTTGAAGAGGTGTCCACGCAGATATCACGGCGGCTGATTGTCGATTCCGATTTCACGCTCGATGATTTCCATGCTGTAGTTCAACGGGCGATGGGCTGGCACGATGTCCATGGACATTCGTGGCGGAAAATCGGGACACGTTTTCCCGGTGATTTCTTGGAATACGCTCCGCTCAATCGTGTGGCTGATCGTCGTCGAAGCGGCCAGAACACCGTCGCCGAAAACGAGGTCCACGTTGACGAAGTTCTATTGTCGCCTGGAGACATGATCCAGTACCGATACGGCCGGGCGGGTGCTTGGCGGCATTCTGTGACTCTTGAATCGGTCGACGACAAAGCTGCGGACCAATCCGCGGTCTGTATTGAAGGTATTGGTGCGTGCCCGCCCGAAGAGTGTGCCGGACCTGAAGAATTCGAGCAGCTGTTGCGAGTGCTGCTTTCCGAGGAACTGCGCTCTCGTGAGTGGACTCTGGAGTGGGCACAAACCGATTTCCAGCCGAACAGGTTTGTGTTGGCGGAGGTTAACGAACGATTGGCTCACTGTGTCGGAACGGTGGCGCGCGAGTCCGTCATCGAATCGTTCCCTCGCACCTTCGATATCTGGAATCTTTTCGAATTGCTTGCGCCGGCCAGTGCACCTGAGCTGCATGACGTGTTTGCGATGGCGGGACTTGACGATCGTTCCGAGTCTTCGTCGCAGGTACGTGTTGCTGCGAGCGCTCGCCTTCAGATGTTGCTGACGTTGATCGGTGACGACGGAATCGATGTCGACTCGTTCTTGTCGACCGTCGACGCCGCGCTGGATCAGCCGGAACTCGAGCCGGTTAATCTCCCCAAAGCTCAGCGATTGTTGGTACTCCTCCGAAGCTGGGGTTTAGCCAGGAAGCTGAAGGGCAGGATTGTTCTGACACGTCGTGGGCGTTCAGCAAGTGCAGATGCCGACGTGTTGTGGGACTGCATTGTCGAGGGAGTCCCGGTGGCATCGGCGGGACGTACGCGGGCCGTTGAACTTCTTGTCCTACTTGCTGTTGCTGCAGGGCTGGAACCATCGGATCGACATCACCTTGTTGCAGGAACTCTTGGTCAGATCCGATCATCACAGGCGTTGATCGCGGATCCCGGGATCTCGGGCAAGTCTGCCGGCACCACCATCGAGGTCCTTGATCTGCTCGGTGCCATCGGATACGACCTGGTTGGGATGGCCTCGACGTCGGATATGCCCTGGGCGCAGCATCTTGCACGGGCAGTCCTTCAACGCTAG